The following coding sequences are from one Halomonas sp. HAL1 window:
- a CDS encoding metal ABC transporter solute-binding protein, Zn/Mn family, with translation MTKRVTRMCTLLFVALISAAPAYANTTLRVIASFSVMEELVKRVAGDAVSVNVIVPVGEDVHRWELTPPNVLALEETHIVFYNGLGLEPWIRHIEAMSDDQLTLVEVAKKADYAPLMISTGQYKGEPDPHMWMDPAGAAAYIDVIAATLAEHLPKQADAFYARAEEARKALTTLSSEVKERLDGIPQTNRTLLTSEASFGYFARAFSFQAQGVWGVNHETQGSAQAMAKMSEQLAAKRPSALFFESTTPSIHMDALARETSIPLAGPLYVDSLSSIDGPAANYSAMLRHNAEVLHTALGGATAE, from the coding sequence ATGACAAAGCGGGTTACCAGGATGTGTACGCTCTTATTCGTCGCATTGATCAGCGCTGCGCCAGCCTATGCCAACACAACGCTACGCGTTATTGCCTCGTTTTCAGTCATGGAGGAGTTGGTCAAACGGGTGGCAGGAGACGCGGTCAGCGTCAATGTCATTGTTCCTGTGGGTGAAGACGTTCACCGCTGGGAGTTAACACCCCCCAATGTGCTTGCGTTAGAAGAGACCCATATCGTCTTTTATAACGGACTGGGCTTAGAGCCTTGGATTCGTCATATTGAAGCGATGTCAGACGATCAGTTAACCCTCGTGGAAGTGGCGAAAAAGGCTGACTACGCACCGCTGATGATCTCCACAGGTCAATATAAAGGCGAACCAGATCCGCACATGTGGATGGACCCCGCTGGCGCCGCCGCTTACATTGATGTGATTGCCGCCACGCTGGCCGAGCATCTGCCTAAGCAGGCAGATGCGTTTTATGCGCGCGCCGAAGAAGCTCGCAAAGCGCTGACTACTCTGAGCTCAGAAGTGAAAGAGCGGCTCGATGGTATTCCTCAAACCAACCGCACACTACTCACTAGCGAAGCAAGCTTTGGTTATTTCGCACGCGCCTTCTCATTTCAAGCCCAGGGGGTGTGGGGCGTTAATCATGAAACCCAAGGCAGTGCCCAAGCAATGGCCAAAATGAGCGAGCAACTTGCTGCAAAACGTCCCTCGGCACTCTTTTTTGAAAGCACGACCCCCAGTATTCATATGGATGCTTTAGCTCGGGAGACTTCAATTCCACTCGCGGGGCCGTTGTATGTCGATTCACTGAGTAGCATAGATGGCCCAGCTGCCAACTATTCGGCCATGCTGCGTCATAACGCAGAGGTACTGCATACCGCTTTAGGCGGCGCAACGGCCGAGTAA